In Paenibacillus xylanilyticus, the genomic window AATCTTGAAGCTATGAACACCTGCCTCCATCAACAGATGTAGATCCTCTAAAATGCAAATATCTTCAGAACTCATAATGTGCGTACCGTTGACATCTTCATAAATCGGGAATTTCTCATCCCGGCGTTCTGCCTCAATCAGAAATAGCCCGCGTTCTTTACCAAGGTGCCCCTCTACCGGGCGCCCCTGATGAGCCATATAGCTTTGCACCAGACTGCGTTTGGAATGATAAATATTCGTCATGCCATGCACCTGGACCTGAGCTTCAACTTTTAGAAAAGGAACCATCTCCGTCAGCTCATCCATGTTCAGCTCTCTGGCGAGTACAACACGACTGGCACCTTTATTGCCCCAGTAGTTTGCCGTTGCGTAGTTCGTTGAAGTCATCTCCGCATTCCAGTGCAGCTGGATATGGGGAGCGTACTCCTTAATCGCAGCCAGAACGGATGGATCGTTAAAGTCCACGGCATGGACCCCAATGCCGCCCAGAGCTTGAACATACGCAGGGAGCTCCTTCAACAGCTCGTTGGACATCAGGTTATTCATGGATACATATACACGAGCCTGATGTTTGGTAGCCAGGGCAACTACTTCTGCTGTCTCTTCCACAGTGAAACTGCCGGGTAATCGCATCCCGAAGCGATCATCTCCAATTAACAAGGCATCTGCTCCGGCCTGCAGCAGTACTTCTGCTTCCTTAACATTTGCTGCCGTAACGAGCAGTTCATGTTTCTTACTCATATACATCCCCTCCGCTTATTGCGCAGCCTTACTTTTGGCTATATTTTGCTGATGTTCCTTGTACGTTTTGGCAAACAGATGCCCGGATGATCCATCCTTCTTCGTAACATAGAACAGGTAGTCTGAAGCTTCCGGTGCCAGAGCCGCCTCAATGGATTCCAAACTTGGGCTTGCAATTGGCCCTGGCGGCAGTCCCTTGTTGAGATACGAATTGTATGGACTCTTCACCTTCAAGTCTTTGAACAACAATCGTGCCTTGGGCTTGTCCAGCAAATACTGAACGGTTGCATCAATCTCCAGCTTCATGTCCTGCTTGATCCGGTTATCAATAACGCCTGCAACCAGAGCACGTTCCTCATCCACCACAACTTCTCGCTCCACAAGGGAAGCGATCGTAAGCAGCTCATGCAAAGAGAGATTGCGGGCTTTCAGTTTGGAATCCAGATCCGGTATGGTATTGATTTTGGTCTGAAATTCTTCAAGCATTCGCTGCATGACGTCATGGGTGGAGCTCCCCTTCTTGAGCTCATAGGTTTCAGGGAACAAGTATCCCTCCAAGACGTAACGAAGTTCTTCATCCACCGGAATATCCTTAATGATATCGACATCGAAGGAAGACGGATCGTTTGCCAGCTTGATGAATTCTTCACGATCGACTACACCTTCCGCAGACAACTTATCCGCCATTTGCAGCACGGTATATCCTTCAGGAATCGTAAATTTCACCATTTCTTCGGGCACCACTTCACCGCTGTTCAGCTTGCTAATAATCTCATCGTATGACACGCCAGGATTCATCGAATATGTACCTGCCATAAAACTCGATCCTTGCTTCTTCCATTTCAAGTATCCCTTGAAGGCTAAACCGCTTCGAATCAGTCCTTCTTGTTCCAGCTGATCGGCAATTTGGGATGTCCCTGATCCGCTTTTGATCTCGAATACGACCGGATCTGCCGAAGCCGCAACGGGACGCATCATGTTCCAGACCGCCGCACCCGCTCCTCCAGCTGCAATCACAATGATAAGCAGAACGACTACTATGGCTTTCCCTTTCAAAAAAGACACAACTCCTTTACACAACCAAAAAGAGCGGACTTCTCCGCCCTTCCGGTTTCTTCAATTTGAAGCTGGTTAATCTTCATCAATAGGGAGGGTACACTCATCGTACAATTCCGAGATGTTCTCCCATTCATCGTCATCATCAATCGTAACTAACTCCGGCATGATCTGGTCTTCGCTTCCCGGCAATACCCGCAGAAGTTCAACCTCGTCATAAGGACGCAATGAACTGCGGAGTACCGCGTACTGTTGACCATGCACTTCAAACTCAGCCAACAAGTCATACGGTTGCGATTTACCGTTCTCTTCCTCGAGCTCAACATGAGCACCGAATGCCAGACGCAGTGAATCTGTCCATTTCAGGTCTTTGCGGCTATATTCCGTCATTTAGTTCGCTTCCTCTTCATCTTCAGCTAAAAATGTATTAAACGTCTCCTCGACAATATCCCATTCGGCATCATCTTGGATGACGAAAAGTTTAATATCGTCGCCATCTTCTTCGTAACGGAATGCATATACATCCGTTTCGCCATCTTCAGGTTCAACCGGAGCAACCATCATATACTTGGCCTCCGACCCATCCACTTCAAACTTCATGATGACTTCGAATTCTTCTTCATTGCCCTCGTCATCCGCGATGTAAATAATCTCCGATTCTTCTTCCATACCCAGTCGATCTTCAGCCATTGTTGATCCCCCTCACCTTTTACTGTTCGCATCCAAATAATTTTGCAAAATCAAGCTTGCGGCCATTTTGTCCACAACCTGCTTGCGTTTTTTCCGACTGACATCCGCTTCAAGCAGCGTTCGTTCTGCTGCCATGGTTGTCAGCCGTTCATCCCAAAGGTGAACAGGTAAATTCAGTTCGCCCCGCAGGCGTTCGGCAAAAGCAATGCAAATTTCACCCCGCGGCCCTACGGTGCCGTTCATGTTTTTGGGGAGCCCGACAACGATCTCGCTGATTTCGTGCTCACGCACAAGTTCAGCAATACGACCGAACTCACCTTCATCCCGGCGGCGTTCAAGCACTTCTAATCCCTGGGCAGTCCAACCGAAGGCGTCACTAACGGCAACTCCGATTCTCCGGTCCCCATAGTCCAAACCTAATATTTTCATCCATGCTCTCCCATCCTCAAGCCCGTGCAGGAAGATAAGTTTCTTCCCTTCTCAAGCTTCAGGCTGTCTTCTGTCGGTTCATTTCCCG contains:
- the ruvX gene encoding Holliday junction resolvase RuvX — its product is MKILGLDYGDRRIGVAVSDAFGWTAQGLEVLERRRDEGEFGRIAELVREHEISEIVVGLPKNMNGTVGPRGEICIAFAERLRGELNLPVHLWDERLTTMAAERTLLEADVSRKKRKQVVDKMAASLILQNYLDANSKR
- a CDS encoding peptidase U32 family protein, producing MSKKHELLVTAANVKEAEVLLQAGADALLIGDDRFGMRLPGSFTVEETAEVVALATKHQARVYVSMNNLMSNELLKELPAYVQALGGIGVHAVDFNDPSVLAAIKEYAPHIQLHWNAEMTSTNYATANYWGNKGASRVVLARELNMDELTEMVPFLKVEAQVQVHGMTNIYHSKRSLVQSYMAHQGRPVEGHLGKERGLFLIEAERRDEKFPIYEDVNGTHIMSSEDICILEDLHLLMEAGVHSFKIEGILKPLVYNEAVVRAYRKAIDYYAADADAYAFSDEWLDEVRQLQDPERELSFGFFYKEQVY
- a CDS encoding DUF1292 domain-containing protein, whose protein sequence is MAEDRLGMEEESEIIYIADDEGNEEEFEVIMKFEVDGSEAKYMMVAPVEPEDGETDVYAFRYEEDGDDIKLFVIQDDAEWDIVEETFNTFLAEDEEEAN
- a CDS encoding DUF1292 domain-containing protein, whose product is MTEYSRKDLKWTDSLRLAFGAHVELEEENGKSQPYDLLAEFEVHGQQYAVLRSSLRPYDEVELLRVLPGSEDQIMPELVTIDDDDEWENISELYDECTLPIDED
- the mltG gene encoding endolytic transglycosylase MltG, coding for MKGKAIVVVLLIIVIAAGGAGAAVWNMMRPVAASADPVVFEIKSGSGTSQIADQLEQEGLIRSGLAFKGYLKWKKQGSSFMAGTYSMNPGVSYDEIISKLNSGEVVPEEMVKFTIPEGYTVLQMADKLSAEGVVDREEFIKLANDPSSFDVDIIKDIPVDEELRYVLEGYLFPETYELKKGSSTHDVMQRMLEEFQTKINTIPDLDSKLKARNLSLHELLTIASLVEREVVVDEERALVAGVIDNRIKQDMKLEIDATVQYLLDKPKARLLFKDLKVKSPYNSYLNKGLPPGPIASPSLESIEAALAPEASDYLFYVTKKDGSSGHLFAKTYKEHQQNIAKSKAAQ